The following are encoded together in the Lytechinus variegatus isolate NC3 chromosome 19, Lvar_3.0, whole genome shotgun sequence genome:
- the LOC121405799 gene encoding LOW QUALITY PROTEIN: outer dense fiber protein 3-like (The sequence of the model RefSeq protein was modified relative to this genomic sequence to represent the inferred CDS: deleted 1 base in 1 codon): MASDYTPTKPRGPIAASFAGPGPNVLLPTNIGQGTAITKRQMPIYSFGIRHKRYTTDCSPGPCHNYPSKVTRRGNDGTPHYSLYCRPKEITTFRTPGPGAYSPEKAGPSAHFKAAAYSLRPRTKGVKCDKSPAPNCYILPLILGGYSCVKPSGPRYSLRSRPNVGSFAEDMAKTPGPGSHSIVDPSIYKHKSPSYSMIGRNQMPCDSTRKPGPGAHSPEKVTVTKKSAPKSSFGIRHSEYITPLIEQTCD, translated from the exons ATGGCTTCCGATTATACCCCTACTAAACCACGTGGACCTATTGCAGCATCCTTTGCTGGTCCTGGACCCAATGTACTCCTTCCTACCAACATTGGCCAAGGAACTGCCATCACCAAGCGACAGATGCCCATTTATTCCTTTGGTATCCGACACAAGCGTTACACCACCGACTGCAGTCCCGGACCATGCCACAACTACCCTTCTAAAGTCACCAGGAGAGGAAATGATGGCACTCCACACTATTCCCTGTATTGCCGTCCAAAGGAAATAACCACTTTCAGGACACCAGGCCCAGGAGCATACTCCCCTGAAAAGGCTGGACCTAGCGCTCACTTTAAAGCTGCTGCATACAGCCTTAGACCAAGAACAAAAGGAGTCAAGTGTGACAAGTCCCCAG ctcCTAATTGCTACATCCTACCACTTATT TTGGGGGGCTACTCCTGCGTTAAGCCTTCTGGACCTAGATACTCACTCAGATCTCGCCCCAATGTGGGAAGCTTTGCTGAAGATATGGCCAAGACCCCAGGACCAGGGTCACATAGTATTGTCGACCCATCCATCTACAAGCACAAGTCTCCTAGCTATTCAATGATTGGACGAAACCAGATGCCATGTGATAGTACACGCAAACCAGGTCCCGGAGCGCACAGTCCAGAAAAG gTTACGGTCACAAAGAAGTCAGCTCCAAAATCCTCTTTCGGTATTCGTCATTCAGAGTACATCACTCCTCTCATTGAACAGACTTGTGATTAG